The following proteins come from a genomic window of Corynebacterium falsenii:
- a CDS encoding branched-chain amino acid aminotransferase, translating to MTSSAAQSTFTVTRSENPASDEQIAQILENPGFGRYYTDHMVAIDWTEDEGWHNARVEPYQPISLDPATSVLHYGQAIFEGLKAYRQPDGSIATFRPDQNAKRFQNSADRLAMPELPEELFLESLRQIVTIDERWVPEAGGEEALYLRPFMISREVGLGVHPSNAYTFYVIASPAGAYFSGGVNPVSVWLCTEYVRAAPGGTGAAKFAGNYAASLVAQQYASEQGCDQVVWLDATELKFVEEMGGMNLFFVYGTGENAEIVTPELSGSLLPGVTRSSLLQLAEDQGYSVDERLISTEEWRKTAASGELSEVFACGTAAVVTPVGTVKSKEGEFSINEGKSGEITMKLREILTGIQRGVEEDKHGWLYTLVEAE from the coding sequence ATGACTTCTTCTGCTGCACAATCAACGTTCACTGTGACCCGCTCGGAGAATCCCGCATCCGACGAGCAGATCGCACAGATTCTCGAGAACCCCGGATTCGGTCGTTACTACACCGACCACATGGTGGCCATTGACTGGACCGAGGACGAAGGCTGGCACAACGCCCGGGTGGAGCCCTACCAGCCGATCTCCCTGGATCCGGCGACTAGCGTGCTGCACTACGGCCAGGCCATCTTCGAAGGTCTGAAGGCCTACCGCCAGCCGGATGGTTCCATCGCCACGTTCCGCCCGGATCAAAACGCCAAGCGTTTCCAGAACTCTGCAGACCGTCTGGCCATGCCGGAGCTGCCGGAGGAACTCTTCCTGGAATCGCTGCGCCAGATCGTCACCATCGATGAGCGCTGGGTGCCGGAAGCAGGCGGCGAGGAAGCTCTTTACCTGCGCCCCTTCATGATCTCCCGCGAGGTTGGCCTGGGCGTGCACCCCAGCAACGCCTACACCTTCTACGTCATCGCCTCCCCGGCAGGTGCCTACTTCAGTGGCGGCGTGAACCCCGTGAGCGTGTGGCTGTGCACCGAGTATGTGCGCGCCGCCCCTGGTGGTACCGGTGCCGCGAAGTTCGCTGGTAACTACGCGGCATCGCTTGTGGCGCAGCAGTACGCCTCCGAGCAGGGCTGCGACCAAGTGGTGTGGCTCGATGCCACCGAGCTGAAGTTCGTGGAAGAAATGGGCGGCATGAACCTGTTCTTCGTCTACGGCACCGGCGAGAACGCCGAGATCGTGACCCCCGAGCTGTCCGGCTCGCTATTGCCCGGCGTGACCCGCTCCTCGCTGCTGCAGCTCGCCGAGGACCAGGGCTACAGCGTGGACGAACGCCTCATCTCCACGGAGGAATGGCGCAAGACCGCAGCCAGTGGGGAGCTGAGCGAAGTATTTGCCTGTGGCACCGCCGCCGTGGTCACCCCCGTGGGAACCGTCAAGAGCAAGGAAGGCGAGTTCTCCATCAACGAGGGCAAGTCAGGTGAGATCACCATGAAGCTCCGCGAGATCCTCACCGGCATCCAGCGCGGTGTGGAAGAGGACAAGCACGGCTGGCTCTACACACTGGTCGAGGCCGAGTAA
- a CDS encoding nicotinate-nucleotide--dimethylbenzimidazole phosphoribosyltransferase, which translates to MTNPTFPPIVPPDDAARSRARELRAALPASLGTPPQSLGRLEDIGAWIAACQGEPAPRPLESARLLIISGDNPIASAVPEISALPQDYTSAVSASIRQGDAPIVDACRRVGSKLSLIDATTDQTLGAIDREDAMSADIYAELLKTGQQRADQEADSGTDVILLGDLGRGLTTVAAAMIGSVCGIEPVKIIGRGSGIGDEAWKAKCAAIRDAMYRVRDDRAVAERVLRRVGSANLVVAAGLLAQAAVRRTPVIFDGVGITAAALCAQMLAPGANAWWLAASVGDEPAHLPALRALGLTPVLDMKIGTGQGLGAVLALPMVQHAVEVYSASTSV; encoded by the coding sequence GTGACCAACCCGACTTTTCCTCCGATCGTTCCCCCGGATGATGCTGCTCGGTCGCGAGCGCGTGAATTGCGGGCGGCACTGCCCGCTTCTCTGGGGACCCCGCCACAGAGCTTAGGTCGGTTGGAGGACATCGGAGCATGGATCGCGGCATGTCAAGGTGAGCCCGCTCCCCGGCCGCTCGAGTCCGCCCGATTGCTCATCATCTCCGGCGACAACCCGATCGCCTCGGCGGTCCCGGAGATCTCCGCGCTGCCGCAGGACTACACCTCTGCTGTGTCCGCCAGCATCCGGCAGGGCGATGCCCCAATCGTTGATGCGTGCCGCCGCGTTGGTAGCAAACTTTCTCTTATCGACGCCACCACGGATCAAACTCTCGGCGCCATCGATCGGGAAGACGCCATGAGCGCTGACATCTACGCTGAACTGCTCAAGACTGGGCAGCAGAGGGCCGATCAGGAAGCCGATTCCGGCACGGACGTCATTTTGCTGGGGGACCTGGGCCGGGGGCTGACCACTGTTGCCGCTGCCATGATCGGCAGCGTGTGCGGCATTGAGCCGGTGAAGATCATCGGCCGGGGATCCGGGATCGGCGACGAAGCGTGGAAGGCGAAATGCGCGGCTATCCGCGACGCCATGTACCGCGTGCGGGATGACCGCGCGGTGGCTGAGCGCGTGCTGCGCCGGGTCGGTTCGGCGAACCTCGTGGTGGCCGCTGGTCTATTGGCCCAGGCCGCAGTGCGGCGCACCCCAGTGATATTCGACGGTGTGGGAATAACCGCAGCGGCGTTGTGCGCGCAGATGCTGGCTCCTGGGGCCAATGCATGGTGGTTGGCCGCCAGCGTGGGTGACGAGCCTGCGCACCTGCCGGCGCTGCGTGCGCTGGGGTTGACGCCCGTTCTGGACATGAAAATCGGCACCGGCCAGGGGCTCGGTGCCGTGTTGGCGCTGCCGATGGTGCAGCACGCGGTGGAGGTTTACTCGGCCTCGACCAGTGTGTAG
- a CDS encoding DUF3043 domain-containing protein — translation MPWKKDSTEGDQSASTSNAAAEHYADDRTVDATQVTNENDASHHADSDHASKAFTPKKGRPTPKRNEVERQHGVRRTAYDAPTTPGQARKRRKELKASMSKAEYKAMKQRERDEKARERRKVNERMMAGEEAYLMDRDKGREKRFVRDWVDAHRYLMNLFLPMTLAVIVVMIFGMSNPNLANLASLVVMAIFLIMVVEGIVLGRRINREVNERFPDNTYGKFGLGFYAFTRATMIRRLRTPAPQKNVGDKV, via the coding sequence ATGCCGTGGAAAAAGGACTCGACCGAAGGCGACCAGAGCGCCAGCACCAGCAATGCAGCCGCCGAGCACTACGCCGACGACCGCACTGTCGACGCTACCCAGGTGACGAACGAGAACGACGCGTCGCATCATGCGGATTCCGATCACGCGTCGAAGGCCTTCACCCCAAAGAAGGGTCGCCCCACCCCGAAGCGCAACGAGGTCGAGCGCCAACACGGCGTGCGCCGCACCGCCTACGATGCCCCGACGACCCCCGGCCAGGCCCGCAAGCGCCGCAAGGAGCTGAAGGCCTCGATGTCGAAGGCCGAGTACAAGGCCATGAAGCAACGCGAGCGCGACGAGAAGGCCCGCGAGCGCCGCAAGGTCAACGAGCGCATGATGGCCGGCGAGGAAGCCTACCTCATGGACCGCGACAAGGGCCGCGAGAAGCGTTTCGTCCGCGATTGGGTGGACGCGCACCGCTACCTCATGAACCTCTTCCTGCCCATGACGTTGGCCGTGATCGTGGTGATGATCTTCGGCATGTCGAACCCGAACCTGGCGAACCTGGCCAGCCTCGTAGTCATGGCCATCTTCCTCATCATGGTTGTCGAGGGCATCGTGCTGGGCCGTCGCATTAACCGCGAGGTCAACGAGCGCTTCCCCGACAACACCTATGGCAAGTTCGGGCTGGGCTTCTACGCCTTCACCCGCGCCACGATGATCCGCCGCCTGCGCACGCCAGCGCCGCAGAAGAATGTCGGTGATAAGGTCTAG